Proteins encoded in a region of the SAR324 cluster bacterium genome:
- a CDS encoding L-idonate 5-dehydrogenase, with protein MLQCSIYGAEDLRIEDVPCPQPGPDQALVKMGAAGICGSDMHYFRHGQIGKFKIQEPLIPGHEASGVIAGLGTNVTGLEEGQRVAINPSHPCGKCSRCREGRENLCDSMFFLGSASVFPHAQGMFREYFLISAKQCIPVSNQVSLEELALSEPFSVGLHAVNRAGNLSGKRVLISGSGTIGCMVLLAAKLDGAEQVTMVDVLEEPLAIARKVGADQTLCVKPSAALSPELLNQFDVAFEVSGAASALGNCIELVCRGGTIVQVGTLPVEGIHLFANQIMVKELDIRGSMRFGNVFSRAVKLLESQRLNVQPILTGRFPIAEAAKALQLAFDKTISMKVQIVPH; from the coding sequence TTGCTGCAATGTAGCATTTACGGAGCGGAAGATCTGAGAATTGAAGACGTTCCTTGTCCGCAACCCGGACCCGATCAGGCATTGGTAAAGATGGGAGCTGCAGGAATCTGTGGTTCTGATATGCACTATTTTCGGCATGGACAGATTGGGAAATTCAAAATTCAAGAACCCTTGATCCCTGGCCACGAGGCATCTGGTGTGATTGCAGGTCTGGGCACCAATGTCACTGGTCTCGAAGAAGGACAACGAGTTGCGATTAATCCCTCTCACCCTTGTGGAAAATGTTCTCGATGTCGGGAGGGGCGTGAAAACCTTTGTGACAGTATGTTTTTTCTTGGGAGTGCCAGTGTTTTTCCGCATGCACAGGGAATGTTTCGGGAGTATTTTTTAATTTCCGCAAAGCAGTGTATTCCTGTTTCAAATCAGGTTTCTCTTGAAGAACTGGCATTGTCAGAACCATTCTCTGTGGGACTTCACGCAGTCAACAGGGCAGGGAACTTGTCTGGGAAGAGAGTCTTAATCAGTGGTTCGGGAACGATCGGATGCATGGTTTTACTTGCTGCTAAACTGGATGGGGCAGAACAGGTCACGATGGTTGATGTGCTGGAGGAACCGTTGGCAATTGCCCGAAAAGTTGGGGCTGACCAAACGCTTTGTGTGAAGCCATCAGCAGCACTGTCTCCTGAATTACTTAATCAATTTGATGTGGCTTTTGAGGTTTCGGGGGCGGCATCTGCACTTGGCAACTGTATCGAACTAGTCTGTCGTGGAGGTACAATAGTGCAGGTCGGAACGCTTCCTGTTGAGGGAATTCATCTTTTTGCGAATCAGATCATGGTTAAGGAATTGGACATCAGAGGTTCTATGCGTTTTGGCAATGTATTCTCACGAGCCGTCAAATTGCTTGAGAGTCAAAGATTGAACGTGCAACCGATCCTAACTGGTCGATTTCCGATTGCCGAAGCAGCCAAAGCTCTCCAGTTGGCTTTTGATAAAACGATCTCCATGAAAGTTCAGATTGTGCCTCATTGA